DNA sequence from the Coriobacteriia bacterium genome:
TGATCTTGCCCTTACCTTCGTCGCCCCACTGGGCGCCGACAAGGACGATTCCGGCCATGTGAGAACTCCTTGGAAACTCGGCCCCGCGGACTCATCTCTGCCGCTCCCGGGCCGGGCACTCCACCGTGGCGGAGCGCGCCGAGACAGTATGCCGCACGGGAGCCGCCGAGGGAAGCCGAGACGGGCCGATGGGTGTGAAGCGTCTGATTGCGGTGGTCGGTCTCGCGGCAGAACGAGCGATTTTGGGGGTTTACAGTCACGTTGGCCCAGTTTATGTTAGTGAGCGATAACTACGCATCTTGGGACGGAGTCTCACGTGCTCGATAGCTCGAATGACATGAAGCGGAACGGGGCGGCCGGGTGAACCGACGCAATATCACACTGGCCGTTGTCGGACTGCTCGTGGTCGGGCTTGTGGTCGCACTCGTCGTGCGCGCTTCTGCTGGCCCGCCCCCCGGTCGCCTGCTCGTCGCCGGTGACGTGCGCGTGAACTCGCGGACGGTGGTTGCCCCGACGATTACCACGCCGACTGTCGACTTCTCCGTGGGCATTCCCAGCTCGGCCACGCCCACTGCCAAAGCGCCCGCGCAACCCACTCGTAGCAGCCAGCCGGTTGTCTCGGGCAGACTAACCAGCGTCAAGGTCGTCGTCGGCGACCATGTGACCCAGGGGCAGGTCATCGCCCAACTCGACACCAAGCTGCTCGACTTGGGAGTGAAGCAGGCCAAGGCCAACGCTGCACGTTCGCGAGCTAACACGGCGATGCTCGCCGACACGCTAGACACCTTGAACGACGCGCTGGACAAGATTCCGAGTGCGCGCGCGACTGCCTTTTCAACCGCGTACGGAATGATTGACGCAGCGATCGGCAAGGCCAAGGGGACGCTGGTTCAGCAACACGCCGCAGCGGTGGCGGGAAAGCCTCAGCTCGAGGCCGGGATCGCACAGCTGAAGGCCGGAATAGCACAGACGGAAGCCGCCATCGCGGGACTGAAGACGCAGATTGCGTCGCTGCCGCCGAATGACCCGCAGATTCCCGCGCTCAAGGCCAAACTCGCCGGAGCCGAGCAGGCGCTGGCCGGCATGCAGAAGCAACTCGCCACGTTGGAGAAGACGCTGGCCGGCATCAATACGTTCCTCAAGCAGTGGCCAACCATCCTCAAGACTCTCGCCACTCAGACCGCAGCGGCCAAGGCCAAGGCCGGTGCGGCGATCAACACGGCGATCGACTCGGCCGTGAGCAAGATTCACGACGCCAAGACCAAGGTCAAGAACGCGAAGTCGGTCCTTAAGATCATCTCGGACTCCTCGCAGATCGGCATCGACCTGGCCGTCGCCAAGCGCGCGCAAGCAACAATCCTCGCGCCGGTGTCCGGCGTGGTCACCTACGCAGTGCCCAGCGGCAGCATCGCAATCGTGGGAGCGCCCATCGTCCGAATTCAGGTTGACGGGCCGGCCCTCATCGACACATACCTGACTCCCGAGCAGCTGCAAAGCGTGCGCCTTGGCGCCCCAGCTGACATCACGTACGACTCGGCTCCGGGCAAGGTGCTCCATGGCACCGTGGCCATCATCGGGACCACCGCGCTCTACCCGCCGACAAGCTTTGCCACCGACGTCGTGCATATGACGCGCACGATCCGGGTCACCATCCGGTTGAACTCCGGCGACTCGCCTCCACAGGGCACGCCGGTCGACATATCGATCCACACGAACTAGCCGCTACCCGCGAGCGTCGTAGAGCAGAGCAGAACAGAACAGGAGCGTTGAGGACATGAGGAAGCGCATCATCCCGATCCTGATCGTGGTCGTGGTGCTGGCAGGTGTCGGCTACTACTGGTGGTCGAACTACTCGTCGAGTGCCGCAGCCAACTCGGAGCTCGGCGGTAGCGGCACAATCGAGGCGCAGCAGATCGCCATCACGCCGCAGACCAGTGGCCGTATCATCGTTGCGCCGCCAGTCGAGGGCGTGGCCGTAAAGACTGGCGACGTGCTGTACAAGCTCGACCCGACCACACTGAAGCTGCAGATCAAGAGTGCCCAGGCTGGCGTCACGGCTGCTGAGTCGAACTACCGCCACGTCAGGGACGACAGCTCCTCGACGCGCGCCGAGAAAGACGCCGCGAAAGCACAGTGGCAGCAGGCCCAAATCGCCGAGCAGATGGCGGTGGTGCAGCTAGGCTACACAACCATCAAGTCGCCGGCAGACGGCATCTTGAGCAGCATCGCGCAGAACGTTGGCGAGAACGCCGTGCCCGGCACAACGCTGGCGATGCTCAGTGAGATCGACTCGCTTACGGTGACGATCTACGTGCCGGAGACGCAGATCGGCCAGGTCAAGATGGGCCAAGCCGGCACGCTGACAACCGACTCGACCACGAAGGTCTACAACGCGAGAGTCAACTACATCTCCTCGCAGGCTGAGTTCACGCCTTCGTCGATCGAGACCAAGGACCAGCGCGTCAAGCTGGTCTACCAGGTCCAGCTCAACATCACCGACGCCGACTCCAACCTCAAGCCCGGAATGCCTGCCGACGTGGTGCTCAAGTGACCGACGCCGCTCCCAACAGCGAACTGGCGATCGACGCCCGCGAGCTCGTCAAGGAGTTTCGCTCGGTGACAGCGGTCGACCACGTGTCGCTCCGAGTCGCCAAGGGCGAGGTCTTCGGCTTGGTCGGCCCTGACGGCGCGGGCAAATCGACGCTCATTCGCATGCTTGCGACCACGCTCGCCCCCACCTCTGGCGATGCTTACATCTTCGGGAAGTCGGTCATTACCGACCCGCATGGCGTCAAGCCGCGCATCGGCTACATGTCGCAGGCGTTCTCGCTCTACGGCGACCTCACCGTCACCGAGAACCTGCGCTTCTTCGCACAGCTCCGAGGCGTGCCTCACGCAGAGTTGCACGAGCGCTCTGCTCGGCTGCTTGAGTTCTCGGGACTGACCGAGTTCGCCAAGAGGCAGGCGCAGTTCCTGTCGGGCGGCATGAAGCAGAAGCTTGCGCTGGCGGCCACGCTGATTTCCGAGCCCGACCTGCTCTTCCTCGACGAGCCCACCACCGGTGTCGACCCCGTGTCGCGTCGCGAGTTCTGGCGCATCATCAGCGACCTACACCGCCAAGGAATCACCGTGCTGGTCGCCACGCCGTATATGGACGAGGCTGAGCGCTGCAACGAGATTGCCTTCATGACGCAAGGCGAGATCATCCTGCGAGACACGCCTACGGGCATGAAGCGACGCGTCCCCGGACGCGTACTGGAAGTCGCGGTGCCTAACTACCGCGAGGCGATGCCACTCGTGCGCTCGCTGCCGTTCGTGAAGAGCCTCGAGGTATCCGGTGAACTCCTCCGCGTGCTTGTTGCGCGCGACGAAGAGTACCCGAACGCGCAAGGCGAACTGGAAGCGGCGCTTTCCAACGCCGGCTTCTCGGTGCAGCACATGCGATCGGCTCCGACCGACCTTGAGATGGCATTCGCCACACTCATCCCCTCGGCCGAGCTCCCCAAGCTCACTGACGATGAGACCATTCTGGCGGTGGCCGAATGAGACGTATCTGGGCCATCGCGCAAAAAGAGTTCATCCACATCATCCGAGACCCGCGGCTGCTTATGGTCATTGTCGCGATGCCTCTGATCCAGATGTTCCTGTACTCGTACGCCCTTTCGTTCGACGTCAAGAACCTGCCGACGGCTACTCTCGACTTTGACCGAACCACACAGTCACGCCAGTACCTCGACGCCCTGCAACAGTCCAACTACTTCAAGGTCAACCAGACGCTGGGCTCGTACTCCGAGGTCGACAATGCATTCATGTCCAACAAGGACAACGTCGTTGTAGTCGTCGGTTCCGGGTTCGGAGACGCCCTCGCGGCAGGCCGCGCCGGCAACGTGCAAATCATTATCGACGGTTCCGATGCGAACTCGGCACAGCTCGCGCAGGGCTACACGGCTGCGCTCTCCAGAGTCTATGGCAGCAAAGTCGTGGTGACCCAAGTCCAAGCGAAGGGTTTCTCAACAGCGTCGGTGCCGTCGCTCAGCGGCAACACGCGGGTCTGGTACAACCCTGAAGGCAAGTCCGCTGCCTACTTCGTGCCCGGCCTCATCGTGGTGCTCGTGACCATGGTCATGGTGTTGCAGTCCGCCAACACCCTGGTCAAAGAGAAGGAAAACGGGACGTACGAGCAGCTGATTGTCTCACCTGTTCGAAAGATTGAACTCATGGTGGGAAAGATCGCGCCGTGGACCCTTATCGGCGGACTCGAGATCATCATCATTGCGTCCGTAGGCATCCTTGGGTTCAACATACCGTTCCGCGGCTCCGCGCTGCTCCTTGCCTTGGCGAGCTTGCTGTACGTGGCCTGTACGTTGGGCATGGGCTTGATCATTTCGGCGAGGGCGTCTTCGGTCGACACCGCGAACCAGCTCGCCGCCCTCGTAGGCTTCTTGCCGACGTTCATGCTCTCGGGATTCATCTTTCCAATCAGCAGCCTTCCACTCGCGCTGCAGCTGATCTCGTACTGCTTCCCAGGGCGCTATTTCATGGTTATCACCCGCACGATCTTCCTGAAGGGCGGCGGCCTCGAGGTTCTCTGGCCGCAGTACCTCGCCCTCACGATCTTCGCGGTCACCATCGTCACGCTCGCCGCCAGCATGTACCGAGAGAGGACGTGATCGCGCATGTCATGGCGTAGAATCCGCCTCCTGATCTGGAAAGAGTTCACGCAGCTCAGCCGCGACCGTTCGATGCTGCCAATCCTCTTCATCATGCCGATCGTGATGCTGCTGATGTTCGGCTACGTGGTGGGCAGCGACATCAAAGACCTCAAACTCGCCGTGCTCGACAACGACCACACAGTGCAGTCGCAACAGGTTGTCGATGCGTACGTCAACTCGTCTTACTTCACAGTTGCCGCGCGACCTCAAACCGAGGCACAGCTCAAGCAAGTGATGGACGGAAGCCAGGCGATCATCGCAATCGATATCCCCAAGGGGCTCGGTGACGCAGTCCGCCAGCACCGCTCGGCGCAGATCGGCGTGATCGTTGACGGTTCCGACAGCCGCACGAGCCAAGTCGCCATGCAGTATTCGAGCGGAATCATATCTTCTCTCAGCGGCAAGTTCTTCCCGCAACCGGGGGGGCTGAGCGCCGGCGGTGTCAACGTGCAAACGCGAATCTTCTATAACCCGACATTGCGCGCGGTGAACACGATGGTGCCGGCTCTGCTCGCATTCATCCTGATGATGTCGACCACCAACATCATGGCTCAGGCAATCGTGAAGGAACGCGAGCGCGGCACGTTGGAACAGCTCTTCGTGACGCCGATCGGGCGTACGGACTACTTGGTCGGCAAGGTGTTGCCGTACGTCTGCGTCGCGGCCGTCCAGGTGGTGATCACATTCGTGGTCGGCGTGCTGTGGTTCCAGGTGCCTTTCGACGGGTCACTGATCCTGATCGGCTGCGGGCTCCTGCTCTTCATGCTTTCGGCGCTGGGCATCGGCATGCTGATCTCGCTGGTGTCCCGTACGCGACAGCAGGCGCAGCAGACATCCCAGCTCATGCAGATGCCTCAGATGATGCTGTCCGGCTTCATGTTTCCGATCGCCGCCTTCCCGACGTGGCTGTACTACCTGACGTTCCTCATCCCGTTGCGTTACATCCTGGTCATCGTGCGGTCGAACTTCCTGAAGGGATCCACCTTCATGGAGCTTTGGCCTCAGTTCCTCGCGATGGCGTTGTTCTCCATCGGCATCTTCATCCTCGGCCTGTCGCGCTTCCAAAAGCGCCTCGCCGACTAGCAGAAAGCAAGAAGCAGACATGCGTTTCCCCTGGTCAAAACGTGAGATTACCGAGCGCGTGCTGCGCGATGGCGACAACGCCATTGACGTCAAGGGCCTGCGAAAGGTGTTTGGCGAATTCGTAGCGGTCAATGCGATCAATCTCGAGGTCAAGCGCGGCGAGATCTTCGGCTTCCTGGGCCCCAACGGTTCGGGCAAGACGACGACCATCCGGATGCTGTGCGGCACGATCGACACATCAGGTGGCTCGGCGACGGTCATGGGCTACGACGTCGACACGGAAGCCGAGATGGTGCGCTTGAACATCGGGTACATGTCGCAGAAGTTCTCGCTGTTCCAAGACCTGACTGTCGACGAGAACCTGCGCTTCTACGCCGGTGTCTACGGCCTGTCGCCCGAGAAGTTCGCCGAGCGCCGCAAGTACATCCTGCGCATGGCCGACCTCGAGGGCCGGGAAGGCGAACTGACCGGCAACCTCTCGGTGGGCTGGAAGCAGCGGCTCGCGCTAGGCTGTGCCACCATCCACGAGCCCAAGCTCATCTTCCTCGACGAACCCACCTCCGGCGTCGACCCCAACGCCCGACGTCAGTTCTGGGAGTTGCTGTACGAGCTCGCCAACTCCGGCGTGACGCTCTTCGTCACCACCCACTACATGGACGAGGCGACGCACTGCAACCGCCTCGCGTTCATCTACCGCGGCGACATCATCGCCGACGGCACGCCGCAGGAGATCAAGGCCTCTCTGGCCGCCGATACGATCCTGCAGCTCGAAGTCGCCGACGGCGAAGCAGCCCTCGCTGCGCTGAAGGACAACCCGATGGTCGAGGAAGCGTACATGCAGGGCGCGCTACTCAACGTCAACATCGGCGAGCACAAGGCGACCGACGCCGACTTGCCCGCTTTTCTCGGCAACGCTGGCTTTGAGGTCACACACCTTGAGCCGGTCGAGCCGACGCTGGAGGACGCGTTCGTGCACCTCGTGGGCCTGCAGGGGGGCAGGGCGTGATGACGTGCGCGGCCAGCGCCCTGAATCTTGAGCCGTACCGCTACTTCGAGGATTTCATCGAGGGCCGCCGAGGCGAGATCCTCGACGCGGCGCTCGCGGTCTTTGGCGAGAAGGGCTACGAAGCGGGCACCATGCGCGAGATCGCGGCGCGTGTCGGCGTGAGTGAGCCAGCCATATACCGTCACTACGAGAGCAAGGAAGCGATTCTCGCCGATATCGTCGCAACGGCTGGCGATCGCATCTCAGGCTATATGCGGCAGGGATTTGCCCGCATCAACGGCTCCAACATCGAGCCGATGCTCTACGAGCTGCTCGAGATGCGCCGGCGAGGCGTCGCTGCGAAGCACGCCGCGCGGGTGAAGGTGGCGGAGGGCGGCGGGCAGAGCACCGTCATGGCGCGAGCGGCCAACGGCGGCGCGGGCGGCATCATGCACATCCTCTTCCACGCGGCGCCGCACAACGAGCACTTCATCGGACTGATGCGCGCGCACCTGAGCGAGCCGATGATGCGGAACGTCGCCGACATGGTCCCTCGGGTGGATGCCGACTTCGGAATCGAACGCACCGCCGAGGAGACCGAGGGCTGCGTCCGCGTTTTCATGAGTCTGTTCGTCGGGTACTTCACGACGTCGCTATTCTTCGACGCCCCACCCAACGACAAGGCCATCGTCGGCGGGATGCTCGCTATCATGGGCTGGAAGCCCAAG
Encoded proteins:
- a CDS encoding biotin/lipoyl-binding protein; the encoded protein is MNRRNITLAVVGLLVVGLVVALVVRASAGPPPGRLLVAGDVRVNSRTVVAPTITTPTVDFSVGIPSSATPTAKAPAQPTRSSQPVVSGRLTSVKVVVGDHVTQGQVIAQLDTKLLDLGVKQAKANAARSRANTAMLADTLDTLNDALDKIPSARATAFSTAYGMIDAAIGKAKGTLVQQHAAAVAGKPQLEAGIAQLKAGIAQTEAAIAGLKTQIASLPPNDPQIPALKAKLAGAEQALAGMQKQLATLEKTLAGINTFLKQWPTILKTLATQTAAAKAKAGAAINTAIDSAVSKIHDAKTKVKNAKSVLKIISDSSQIGIDLAVAKRAQATILAPVSGVVTYAVPSGSIAIVGAPIVRIQVDGPALIDTYLTPEQLQSVRLGAPADITYDSAPGKVLHGTVAIIGTTALYPPTSFATDVVHMTRTIRVTIRLNSGDSPPQGTPVDISIHTN
- a CDS encoding HlyD family efflux transporter periplasmic adaptor subunit, yielding MRKRIIPILIVVVVLAGVGYYWWSNYSSSAAANSELGGSGTIEAQQIAITPQTSGRIIVAPPVEGVAVKTGDVLYKLDPTTLKLQIKSAQAGVTAAESNYRHVRDDSSSTRAEKDAAKAQWQQAQIAEQMAVVQLGYTTIKSPADGILSSIAQNVGENAVPGTTLAMLSEIDSLTVTIYVPETQIGQVKMGQAGTLTTDSTTKVYNARVNYISSQAEFTPSSIETKDQRVKLVYQVQLNITDADSNLKPGMPADVVLK
- a CDS encoding ABC transporter ATP-binding protein, which translates into the protein MTDAAPNSELAIDARELVKEFRSVTAVDHVSLRVAKGEVFGLVGPDGAGKSTLIRMLATTLAPTSGDAYIFGKSVITDPHGVKPRIGYMSQAFSLYGDLTVTENLRFFAQLRGVPHAELHERSARLLEFSGLTEFAKRQAQFLSGGMKQKLALAATLISEPDLLFLDEPTTGVDPVSRREFWRIISDLHRQGITVLVATPYMDEAERCNEIAFMTQGEIILRDTPTGMKRRVPGRVLEVAVPNYREAMPLVRSLPFVKSLEVSGELLRVLVARDEEYPNAQGELEAALSNAGFSVQHMRSAPTDLEMAFATLIPSAELPKLTDDETILAVAE
- a CDS encoding ABC transporter permease, which encodes MRRIWAIAQKEFIHIIRDPRLLMVIVAMPLIQMFLYSYALSFDVKNLPTATLDFDRTTQSRQYLDALQQSNYFKVNQTLGSYSEVDNAFMSNKDNVVVVVGSGFGDALAAGRAGNVQIIIDGSDANSAQLAQGYTAALSRVYGSKVVVTQVQAKGFSTASVPSLSGNTRVWYNPEGKSAAYFVPGLIVVLVTMVMVLQSANTLVKEKENGTYEQLIVSPVRKIELMVGKIAPWTLIGGLEIIIIASVGILGFNIPFRGSALLLALASLLYVACTLGMGLIISARASSVDTANQLAALVGFLPTFMLSGFIFPISSLPLALQLISYCFPGRYFMVITRTIFLKGGGLEVLWPQYLALTIFAVTIVTLAASMYRERT
- a CDS encoding ABC transporter permease, with product MSWRRIRLLIWKEFTQLSRDRSMLPILFIMPIVMLLMFGYVVGSDIKDLKLAVLDNDHTVQSQQVVDAYVNSSYFTVAARPQTEAQLKQVMDGSQAIIAIDIPKGLGDAVRQHRSAQIGVIVDGSDSRTSQVAMQYSSGIISSLSGKFFPQPGGLSAGGVNVQTRIFYNPTLRAVNTMVPALLAFILMMSTTNIMAQAIVKERERGTLEQLFVTPIGRTDYLVGKVLPYVCVAAVQVVITFVVGVLWFQVPFDGSLILIGCGLLLFMLSALGIGMLISLVSRTRQQAQQTSQLMQMPQMMLSGFMFPIAAFPTWLYYLTFLIPLRYILVIVRSNFLKGSTFMELWPQFLAMALFSIGIFILGLSRFQKRLAD
- a CDS encoding ABC transporter ATP-binding protein: MRFPWSKREITERVLRDGDNAIDVKGLRKVFGEFVAVNAINLEVKRGEIFGFLGPNGSGKTTTIRMLCGTIDTSGGSATVMGYDVDTEAEMVRLNIGYMSQKFSLFQDLTVDENLRFYAGVYGLSPEKFAERRKYILRMADLEGREGELTGNLSVGWKQRLALGCATIHEPKLIFLDEPTSGVDPNARRQFWELLYELANSGVTLFVTTHYMDEATHCNRLAFIYRGDIIADGTPQEIKASLAADTILQLEVADGEAALAALKDNPMVEEAYMQGALLNVNIGEHKATDADLPAFLGNAGFEVTHLEPVEPTLEDAFVHLVGLQGGRA
- a CDS encoding TetR/AcrR family transcriptional regulator; this encodes MTCAASALNLEPYRYFEDFIEGRRGEILDAALAVFGEKGYEAGTMREIAARVGVSEPAIYRHYESKEAILADIVATAGDRISGYMRQGFARINGSNIEPMLYELLEMRRRGVAAKHAARVKVAEGGGQSTVMARAANGGAGGIMHILFHAAPHNEHFIGLMRAHLSEPMMRNVADMVPRVDADFGIERTAEETEGCVRVFMSLFVGYFTTSLFFDAPPNDKAIVGGMLAIMGWKPKEQVG